DNA from Lentibacillus amyloliquefaciens:
TTCATCGCCTGGCATCTTATGAGCAAAAACGTCGGGATGAGAAGCAAGTGGAAAAGAGACTGAAATGGGCGGCGTTCCCTTTCTATAAAACGCTGGATGCCTTTGATCTCGACGAGCAGCAGTCCTTAAGCAAAAAGCAGCTGAACCAACTGCAAGAGTTTACATGGCTCGACCAACTGTATAACCTCATTCTCCTCGGACCGCCAGGGGTAGGCAAGACCTTCCTGGCGACGGGGTTAGGGATTGAGGCCATTCACCAAGGATATAAGGTTTCCTTTATATCCATGGGTGACCTCATTCACACCTTGAAAACGGAGGAGTTTACGCGGAAATCGCAGATAAGAATGAAACGTATCAAAGATTCTCATCTGGTCATTATCGATGACTTGATGTATATGGCGATGGACAATCGGGAAGCGAACCTGTTTTTTCACTTGATTAATGACCTCTATGACAAGGCCTCCGTCATTTTGACGTCTAACAAAGGGCCAAGTGAATGGGGAGAATTATTAGGTGATCCCGGCGTCGCTACAGCGATCTTGGATCGCGTATTACACCGAGCAGAAATCATTCATTTTAGAGAGGATGAAAGCTATCGAATGAAGCATCGTTCTTCCATTTTTGAGGAAAAAAGTGTTCACAATTAATTAGCGAAAAGTGTTCATTTTCACTTGACGGTTACAATAGTAAGCTTCAAACAACCGATTATACACTTTCTTCAGTAATCTATAGAAAAAGACCACCATTATAAGGTGGTCAAAATAAAAAGGGGGTCAATTAGAACATACATTCCCTTAGAGGGTTAATTATATTTTAACCTGTTTATTTAGTTAAGTCAATAGAAAAAGAACATTTGTTTCTGTTAAAGACAAACAAAGATTACCAAGCTATATTTAGCTGTCATTCAGTCCTTTTTATTGTTCAATCAGAGTACACCCTGTACATACATATATAGATACTTGTTACTTTGATCGCTGTCACTTTTGTACGAAGACATAAATTAAAGTACATTAGGGACATAAACTTGAGTACATAAAGTTATTAACAACAGCAAAACCGCCCCATTTCAGCCTAATTAAGCACATCGCAATCACCCATCTTTTTTTTAAATACCATTCAAACCACCTTTCAATTGCTCAGCAAAATGCCCCGATGGATCAATAATAGGCGCTAAAGTTATTCCGCGAAAGCGCCTGATTACGTAAAACTACTGTTGACAAAATAAATAAGTGTGTTCGTTTCCTCAGCTTTATTATTGGATAATATTTATCCATCCCGTTAAGTTTTATCAGAGATTAAACAGGGAACATTTTTGTCACATTATTTTAATAATTATGGAGGGGTAAGTTCATGCGCAACGAAGAATGCGTAATGAAATGGATAAAAGAAACCTTTGACGATCTGAGCGAAGTCACTATAGAGGATTATGACCGTTTACCGTGTGGCAAGAAAATAACGGATTGCACTAATGATTATGTAATCGTTTACTATGACAATACAAAAGATAGGGTAAATTTTTTATTTAAAGAAAAATAGGAAAAAACTGTTAACAAAGCCACCTTCATTTTGTATCATAATTCCAAATATAGTCAGCTACATACCTACAACATGCGAAGGAGAAGGACAAAAAAAGATGGATTCATTTGAGAAGGTCTACATACAACTGGTTCATGAATTTGAAAATAAACTTAATCGAAAATTAACAATTGATGAAAAGAAATTACTAAAATGGGTAGCCAAAAGGCATGCTTTGAAATCATAATGGAAACATATGTCTGATTAGGAATTAGGTGCAGGATGAACAATTTATCTGATGCCTTGCTGGTTGAAAGCTATCACCGAGCAAAGGCATTAAATTTACCCTCAGATTTTATTTGGCTAATTGAAAAGGAAATAGAACAACGCGATTTGTTATAGCAAGAGGGTCATTTACAAACAGAAAAGTAGCAACTGTCATTTTCCCCGTAACGTTCCCTTCTAACACAAACATGTGAAAACTTTTGTGCTAAAAAAGTTATCTATAATTATGCTGTTATACGGTTTTATTTTTGCTAAAATTGCTTTTCGATAGTATCCATTTCAGCAAAAACCCCACAAACAAACCCGGGATTACACTCAATATGGGAAGCCCAATAGGTC
Protein-coding regions in this window:
- the istB gene encoding IS21-like element helper ATPase IstB, whose amino-acid sequence is MTQTLEQLQQQLRSLRLSESAQYLPELVQQAESEDWTYRTFLHRLASYEQKRRDEKQVEKRLKWAAFPFYKTLDAFDLDEQQSLSKKQLNQLQEFTWLDQLYNLILLGPPGVGKTFLATGLGIEAIHQGYKVSFISMGDLIHTLKTEEFTRKSQIRMKRIKDSHLVIIDDLMYMAMDNREANLFFHLINDLYDKASVILTSNKGPSEWGELLGDPGVATAILDRVLHRAEIIHFREDESYRMKHRSSIFEEKSVHN
- a CDS encoding sporulation histidine kinase inhibitor Sda; translated protein: MNNLSDALLVESYHRAKALNLPSDFIWLIEKEIEQRDLL